The stretch of DNA ATTTGTCATTGTTTTCCCTCCTGGATTGTGTTTTAGATGGAAGTGTGGAGGCGAAAGAGGAGTTTTATGAACAGAAAAAAGCCCCGTCTTCGCTTAAGAAGAGGGGCTCACAAGTGCGTGATCCTCCTCTTATCTTTCAGATCTCCACTAAAGAAATCTGTAGGAATTAGCACCTTTGCAAGTTAATCACTTGCCGGTTGCCGGGCATCGCAGGGCCTAGTCCCTCCGCCACTCTAGATAAGAGTATTTGATTTAGTTTTCCATCTTGAGAATCAGTATATGTTTAATATCCATAAATAGTCAAGAATTATTTATATAATTTTTTGAAACTTCTGCCAACACTCAAACGTTTAAAGAGTTAGTGAAAAAAAGGGGTTGGGAATATGAATCTTGCATTATGGGTGCTAATCACCTTACTATCAGGTTATTTAATTGGCTGTCTCCATGGTTCAAATGTGGCGCAACGGCTTTCTGGGGTGAATGTAAAGGAACAGGGAGTAAAGAATGCGGGGGCATCCAATGCCACTATTGTATTAGGCTGGAAATACGGGGCACTCGTTGCATTTGTTGATATTGGTAAAGGAATACTTGCAATCGTCCTTTTGCGTCTTATATTCGAATCTACTGATCTTTCCTTGGAGTATCAATGGGTCCTATTATTTCTTGTGGGGGCATCTGTCGTAATAGGTCACAATTATCCATTTCAGATGCATTTTGATGGTGGTAAAGGAACGGCATCTGTTATTGGAGTGATGTTAGTACTGGATTGGAGAATCGGATTGGTTGGACTTATCTTGCTGATTGTCGTTTCATTGGTGACAGATTACTTATTAATCGGTGTACTGTTCTTATATATTACATATATCATTTTAGCCTTTTTGATTACAGAAAGTACTATGCCAATTGTCATAACCACCGCACTCTTCTTACTTGCGTTATGGAAGCATCGCGAGAATATACACCGTTTGAGATCCGGGATGGAACCACGAGTTTCTTCGGTTATCAAAAAGAAAAAAGTGACTCACTCCAATTAATTGGGGAATCCATTTTTTATTCCGAATTTACTAAAAAGTCGTTAAAATTTCATTCGGCCAGAACAATCATTATTCCGTGAACCGAATGAAAGTGCTAAACTGAGGTAAGGGGTAAAGACTACTGGCCCGCATCATGTCGGTCAATATCTGCCCGACTCCGAACCAACTTTTCTAAGGGAGATGAAACCATGCAAGAAACATTAATCGAACGCCTTGTACGTTATGCCAAAATTGATACACAATCAGATGCTGAAAGCACCACTTGTCCATCTACACCAGGTCAGTGGGACTTATTGCACGAACTAGAAAAAGAATTGGCTTCAATCGGAATGGAAGACATTTCACTTGATGACAATGGTTATTTATTTGCCACTTTGCCTGCAAATTCAGAACGTGAATTGCCAACAATCGGCTTTTTAGCTCACGTCGACACAGCAACTGATTATACAGGTAAGAATGTAAACCCTCAGCGTATCGATTGCTATGAAGGTGGCGACATCCGATTAAACGAAGAAACCGTTATGTCTCCTGACGATTTCCCAGAGCTTAATAATTATATCGGGCACACTTTAATAACAACAGATGGCACGACTTTACTAGGTGCCGACAACAAAGCAGGAATTGCTGAAATTATGACAGCTATGGAGTTTCTAATTAATAATCCAGACATTAAACACGGCAAACTTCGTGTTGCCTTTACTCCAGACGAAGAAATTGGGCGTGGGCCACATAAATTTGATGTTGAAAAATTTGATGCCAAGTATGCTTATACAATGGATGGCGGACCTCTTGGAGAACTTCAATTTGAAAGTTTCAATGCAGCTGGTGCTAAAGTTATCACACGTGGGACAAGCGTTCATCCAGGTTCAGCTAAAAACAAAATGGTCAACGCTCTGACCATCGCCATGAAGTTCCAATCTTATATGCCTGCAGATGAAGTGCCTGAGAAGACTGAAGGACATGAAGGATTCATCCACTTGATGAATTTCAACGGGCATGTAGAAGAAGCCAAATTGTCTTATATCGTACGTGACTTTGACCGTGAAAAATTCGAAGCGAAGAAAGCATTATTTGAAGAAGCTGCTTCAAAAATCAAAGCAGAATACGGATCAAATGCAATTTCGTATGAACTGCATGATCAATATTTCAACATGGGTGAAAAAATTGAGCCTGTAAAAGAAATTGTCGATATTGCACATGAAGCGATGACGAATCTATCAATTAATCCATTAGTCATCCCAATTCGTGGAGGTACTGACGGTTCACAATTATCATATATGGGCATGCCAACACCTAATATCTTTACAGGTGGCGAAAACTATCATGGAAAATATGAATACATTTCAGTCGATAACATGGAAAAAGCAACCAAAGTCATGATTGAAATGATTCAACTGTTTGAAAGACAAGCTTAATATTGCCATAACACAAGCATTGACTGTCCTCCTGACAGACTGTGCTTGTTTTTTTATGGAATTTCCTATGACATTGAATTTCCCAATAAACGTCACCTAATTTTGCACCATCCGGCATATATTTTATGGGAATCGTAGAAAACATCATAAGCAGGTCATGATTACTTATCCTGCACCGACAACTTCACAATTTTGTAAAGACTTTTCCAGTAATTAATGAAAATCATTCTCATTAATTCTTTGTTTTATGGTATGATGTCTTAAGTGAGAACACCTATCAGTTAGATGGAGGTTACAATGATGCATACTGCTGTTAAAGCTGAATCCCTTTCAATTGGATATTCTGATCATTTACTATTTGAGAATTTAAATTTACATATACCCCGTGGAGAAATTTCCGTTTTTGTTGGCAGCAATGGCTGCGGAAAGTCAACGTTGCTTCGTTCTATTGCACGTTTATTGAAACCGACAACCGGTTCTGTCCTATTGGAAGGAAAAGATGTTCACCGCATGTCTTCCAAAGAAGTGGCTAAAAAAATGGGTATACTGCCTCAATCACCCGTTTCACCAGAAGGTCTGACGGTTCATGATTTGGTGAAGCAAGGCCGTTATCCCCACCAGTCATGGTTGAAGCGCTGGACTGAAGAAGATACAGAAAAAGTGGAAGCCGCAATGGAAGCAACGCGAATTAGCGATCTTCGTGACCGCGCCGTTGATACATTATCCGGTGGCCAACGACAACGTGCTTGGATTGCAATGACACTCGCTCAAGATACCGATCTCATCTTGCTTGATGAACCTACGACTTATTTGGACATGACGCACCAAATTGAAATTTTGGATTTGCTGTTTGAATTAAATGAGAAAAAAGATCGTACCATCGTGATGGTATTACATGATTTGAACTTAGCATCCCGATACGCCCACAATATCATTGCCATTAAAAATGGCGATGTCCATGCTCAAGGTAAACCGGAAGATATCATTACTTGTGATTTAGTTAGATCAGTATTTGGTATGGAATGCCAAGTTTCAAAAGATCCAATGTTCGGCACACCTCATTGCATCCCTTATGGTCGGGGACGCTGTGTAGTACCAGAATTACGAGTTTCTACAGGTGCGTAAGTATGAAGAATACTCTTAAACAACTTTCTGTGTTTGTCGATGATGACCGTCAGCCCGTTATGACACTCGGTGAGGCTCATACTGCACATGGCATAAACAGAATGCTTCAAACTGTTCGAGACATAACGGATGCACCAACGGATGCCGTTGCTGCATCTGTTTTTTTTCGCCGCATTGGTTTCTTGTTAGCAGCTCAATTCAATACGATTGC from Paenisporosarcina sp. FSL H8-0542 encodes:
- a CDS encoding glycerol-3-phosphate acyltransferase translates to MNLALWVLITLLSGYLIGCLHGSNVAQRLSGVNVKEQGVKNAGASNATIVLGWKYGALVAFVDIGKGILAIVLLRLIFESTDLSLEYQWVLLFLVGASVVIGHNYPFQMHFDGGKGTASVIGVMLVLDWRIGLVGLILLIVVSLVTDYLLIGVLFLYITYIILAFLITESTMPIVITTALFLLALWKHRENIHRLRSGMEPRVSSVIKKKKVTHSN
- the pepT gene encoding peptidase T; this translates as MQETLIERLVRYAKIDTQSDAESTTCPSTPGQWDLLHELEKELASIGMEDISLDDNGYLFATLPANSERELPTIGFLAHVDTATDYTGKNVNPQRIDCYEGGDIRLNEETVMSPDDFPELNNYIGHTLITTDGTTLLGADNKAGIAEIMTAMEFLINNPDIKHGKLRVAFTPDEEIGRGPHKFDVEKFDAKYAYTMDGGPLGELQFESFNAAGAKVITRGTSVHPGSAKNKMVNALTIAMKFQSYMPADEVPEKTEGHEGFIHLMNFNGHVEEAKLSYIVRDFDREKFEAKKALFEEAASKIKAEYGSNAISYELHDQYFNMGEKIEPVKEIVDIAHEAMTNLSINPLVIPIRGGTDGSQLSYMGMPTPNIFTGGENYHGKYEYISVDNMEKATKVMIEMIQLFERQA
- a CDS encoding ABC transporter ATP-binding protein, whose translation is MMHTAVKAESLSIGYSDHLLFENLNLHIPRGEISVFVGSNGCGKSTLLRSIARLLKPTTGSVLLEGKDVHRMSSKEVAKKMGILPQSPVSPEGLTVHDLVKQGRYPHQSWLKRWTEEDTEKVEAAMEATRISDLRDRAVDTLSGGQRQRAWIAMTLAQDTDLILLDEPTTYLDMTHQIEILDLLFELNEKKDRTIVMVLHDLNLASRYAHNIIAIKNGDVHAQGKPEDIITCDLVRSVFGMECQVSKDPMFGTPHCIPYGRGRCVVPELRVSTGA